The Antennarius striatus isolate MH-2024 chromosome 8, ASM4005453v1, whole genome shotgun sequence nucleotide sequence ATTTTGGCATTTGTATGTCCTCCATCGATCCATTTGAAGAGGATTACAGTCTTatccgccactgtcgcttatgcttgctctggagggttcagttgggtttctctgtctgttaaagcgctttgaaatgtctgttgccatgatgaagcgctatataaataaaacttgattgattctTTGCACCAGCATCCCACCTCACCCATGTGTTAAAACATCTTCATGAATACATTGACAACGTTTTCAAATCAGTGGCATTTAAAAATGCTGATATAAACAGGTGGATGGGAATGCAAGTTATGGACGTTAAAAACACCTCTGCCTGTCTTCAAGCATCATATTGTTGCTTATTTAAAAGAATAGTGcacattaaaagaaacaaaatatatattatatatattcacTATAAAGAAATACTTTGATGTTTACAGCTTTTATATCAACGAGTCTTTGTTGGCATGTGACGTTCAAATGCTGCTGGGAATTCCGAGACAGTTACAGATAGAAACAATGACATATTGAAACGGTTGCTTCACAGTGAAGAATACTGTACACACCATTAAACACTCTGTTGACTTCATTCCCAGAGGACGATGGTGCCAACGATCTAGGCTTGAAAGAAAAAATTCAAGAACAAAGCAATCAGCATAATATTTCACACGCATATCAGTTGCTTGAACTGATCTCTCCTGCTGAAATAAATCCATCCCAAACCGTCAATTTTAAAGGTCAAGGTTCAACcgtcagaggaaaaaaaaaactacaacaacCACATATTAGGCTCCATATATCTGCTTATAACACGTTTACAAGTCTTTACTCTCATCACTCGTGTACCACACGTTCTTTCAGCCAAACCTCAAATAAAAACTGCATCTGCTTATTTACTGGTTGGACACCAGCTTGTGCTTCAGTGCTGCtgtgctttttgctttttttttaaggtgggggtggggggaggggctttgttgctgcttttgcagaaacacacaccttaCATACAGGTTAGAACAAAGCACTCCTCTAGCTCGACAACAACTAGATAACACTAAACAGAAGAAATAATTGAATGTTGTTCCCATGCTGCataaaaatctatattttaatATAGTTTGTGCATTTCTATTTTCAACACTATGGCTGCAAAGTGTTGTTCTGAATTAGAATTTGCATACTTCAGCAAGGCCTGTTGAAACGAGTCTACTGAGCGCTTCGATGGATGTCCTGTAAATGCGACTACATCAAACTCATGCACCAGCAGGACTTACAAGTTAGCTTATAAAACACGCAGGGTGATGTGTGATGCTCCGTCTGCCTGACGGGGGACATAAAACAccaatcaaatgaaataaaaaccagaacGTGTTTGTTTTCTAGACAGAAGCGCTGGACTGAGGACTGAGCATGCACTCAGTTATCATGTGATCCATCTTACGTTTCCTTTCCTTAGAAATctccagtctgtgtgtgtgtgtgtgtgtgtgtgtgtgtgtgtgtaagatatgcgcgcgcgtgcgcacacacacacacacacacacgcacacagaagTTTCTCTCCATCCTTCACTTTAAGAGATGCAACTGAACACCGTAACAGGGACAGGAAAACAGAAGCATGGTTTTCCTCTCCATGTAcagcttattattattattcttcctATTACTCTTATTcttattataattaaaattattcctcctcttcctcctcctcctcttcctcctcctcatcatcatcctcatcgtGGCAATGTGTGATCTCCTGAGGGGTCTGGGGGAACAGGTTGGGGGGCTTGATCTCGCTGAAGGAGCGTGTCAGCTGGTTGCGCTTACAGTCCAGGTCCTTGCAGTCGCTGCAGTGGGTGCGGTTGCGTGTGGCTAGCGGCGATTCCGTGTCAATGTCCACGTGGGCGTGTTCCACAGTGGACTCGTGGGGCATCTGGGAGGGAGGAGCAAAAGTCAAAGTCTAAGACCTTTGGCACAAGGCTTTGTTCAAGGAGTTTTAGAGACAGGATAAATACAACAAGCAAACtgtcacacagacacccacCAGCACATGAGCAGCCCTGAAGAGGTAGCTGAAGGGGTAGTACAGCAGGTTGATGAAGGACGCTGCATACAAGTCGGCGTAACGCATCACTTGGGAGGCAAACAAGGTCTGTCTGGAGCCGCTGCGGAAAAGACTTCCCATCATGCCGTAGCACATGTCCATGTCGTGGGTCACTTTCTGAAAGGGGAGAATGAGAGGAAATTGGTGACccttaaaaaacacaacaggagcacTGATATATCAGGAGGAGTTTATAGCATTCAAAATAGTTCCTCTTCATTACTTCTTATATCCGCCTGTGAACATAGAAAATTACAAAGGTTGTGGGAATTTGAAACCATTTTCAGGGATCCTCAAGAACACTTCACTTCAACTAAGCAGccattaaaaaaagttaaagaaacatttactattatttttagtAACTCATACGACTAACATAGATCTCCAGCTTTGTTTCAGGGAGTGAAAGAGAGATCAGTTGACGGGTGAGCTCATTGGATGTAAAGGAAATTTTGTGTCAGGGCCACAAACCAAACCTCTGTTCTGCTGctcatttgacattttgataaGGAGCTTTAATATTTAAGTTGGCATTGGCTCTGAAAGCATAGGCAGCATCCATTCTGTGTAATGAAATTCtctttaataaatttaattgtaCTTGTACAGCTGTGGTCCAGGTGGACTGTTGGGGCTGTATGTTAATGtggattatttttaataattagtTAATAATTAAACATATTGTAAACCATAGGAATTGATAATTAAGGAATCCGGGGTTAAAGCATGTGGGCAGGTCTCCGTAGGTTCTACCTTGACTCTTCTTTGAAGCGTGCTGATGTCTGGTCTCTCATTGCTGCTACTGTCCAGATGTCTGAAGAAGGACAGAGAAAGAAGGTGAGAACAAAAGAGAGCGGGGAGGCCAAGATGTGACATCACTCTGTTGGGAGCTAACTCATTGAAGAGATGATTGCATCAATGAAAACCATCAGGCTTTAAAAAACTTCAGCAAAACCCCGTTATCAGGCGGCCAGCGGGGGGATGACCCTTTAGACTTTACcctgtttgttctgtttcaaCTCCCGTGCATGACGCTGTTAGCGCAGAGAGCAAAGAGTATGTGTGCTCATCGATCTGAAGGGGATAAAGAAGATAAAGGCCTGAACTTACTTGTAGAGCTCTGCCAAGAAAATGTCCAGGCCCTGCAGCTCCTCGAATAACGCTGGAAAAGACATGAGAGTGAATCACCACCTAATGTGGACCCCGTTGCAACAACTATAGTACATATACAGCGACACATTAGCTAGATTAAGAAAATGACCATGCATAGACTTCATAACTACCCATTAAATGTCCGTATTTCACCTCTCGACAAAGAGGAGTTCTGAGTGCTAACAGACTTTTGCTGATGATGAGTTGAAATATTTGTATTCCGAATTTGCATGTGTGAGTTCAGATGTGTGGTAATGCTGGGTCCAGCGAGCTACTATAGATGGCAGCAGAGGAGTGTCGTGGACAAGCTTTTCAGCTCTCAGACAAAGTCAAGAATCATTTAACAGAAGCTGCCGCTCACAGGACTGCTAATTCACCCCTGATATGAAATTATGGTCCACAGTTTCTAAATATCCAGGTCTGAATttgcagctgctgcttcaggTTAGCTCCCTGTGGACTTTTGTAGTGATCCAGATTACAGTACATGgaaaacaccacaaacaaatAAGTGTACTTGGAGGCAGAGCGGTGACAGTCTACAGACTCACAGCTCTTGTCGGTCCACACATGCAGCTCCTGAGCCAGTTCCGGTATGACCAAGAAGGTCCTCCAGCCTTGACGTTTCTTGGACTTGAGTATGTCTCCAAAGATATGGTCCCCGATGTAGACTATGTCCTTCCCCTTGGCCCCCAGGAGGTCACAGACAATGTCTGAGGAGCCTGAAGGAAAAAGACCCAACATTACTGACTGAAAATCGTTCACACCAACTGAAAAGTGAATTGCAGATCAAAGAAGTAACGGCAGCTTTACCTCCTGAGTAGACGATTCCATGCTGCAGAGGCCCCGTGTATGTTCCTATCTTTAAACGTCCCGTCGTCTGAAATGTAAAGGAAACAATCAGTTTGAAGAGAGGAACCCTGGGAAAAACAAAGACTGGCATTTGATCTGGAGGGCACTCAAGACCTTCATGAACGGGAGTGAGTGTTTTGTTCATCTGCTTGCGTGGGTTGCCTATCccatgaggcggggcaaactccgggcgcaacaccagtgcaccatggatcccgcaatatagcgacaaactatttattttattatttagagtaatttaaacatttatgaaccctccccatactgatattaaaccacattctatctgtattaccttttcccacactctgatattgtttaaagtacttttagGTGTTTCTTTgatacacagaagtgcgctgcctTCCATAAGTCtcgaatgcagcgcacttccagatgctgtcagccaatagcatgcgcgtatggtatcacgtgactacccacTACAAATCCATGTTGCGCAGCCGGGCATCTTAAAACGCAAATACGAGAGGGATACTGTATTTCAAAGCTGTGTCTCCAGCAGCTGTGTCAGCCCACCGTGTCGACTTGTCTCAGGACCGTTCCCTCGGCAAAGAACAGCGGCTTCCTGGCGTCCACCAGGATAAGGTCAAAGTAGGACTGCCAGGGTCGGTGGGACATGTCGCCCTGCGGttggtacaaacacacacacacacacacatcagccagACATCATATGTGCATTTCCTTattcaaaacaatttaaaggGGTGGGAAAACCTGTTTTACCTTTGGTCCATGGGGGAAGTCAAACAGGTAGGTCATGATTTTCTGTGAGAACACAACACAGACCAAGAGTCAAACCCTACGCAGCAGAGCTACACGTTAGTTCAGGCCCTAGTGAGGCTGACGGAGGGGCAGGAATTCTAAGAAATGGCTCTCTAGAATATC carries:
- the nt5c2b gene encoding cytosolic purine 5'-nucleotidase isoform X1 produces the protein MTTSWSDRLQNYADLPANMDGLAMKKYRREPYHRVFVNRSLAMEKIKCFGFDMDYTLAVYKSPEYESLGFELTVERLVSIGYPQELLSFVYDPSFPTRGLVFDTIYGNLLKVDAYGNILVCVHGFNFLRGPEIRERYPNKFIQRDDTERFYILNTLFNLPETYLLACLVDFFSNCDRYTSCETGFKNGDLFMSYKSMFQDVRDAVDWVHFKGTLKEKTVENLEKYVVKDGKLPLLLSRMNEVAKVFLATNSDYKYTDKIMTYLFDFPHGPKGDMSHRPWQSYFDLILVDARKPLFFAEGTVLRQVDTTTGRLKIGTYTGPLQHGIVYSGGSSDIVCDLLGAKGKDIVYIGDHIFGDILKSKKRQGWRTFLVIPELAQELHVWTDKSSLFEELQGLDIFLAELYKHLDSSSNERPDISTLQRRVKKVTHDMDMCYGMMGSLFRSGSRQTLFASQVMRYADLYAASFINLLYYPFSYLFRAAHVLMPHESTVEHAHVDIDTESPLATRNRTHCSDCKDLDCKRNQLTRSFSEIKPPNLFPQTPQEITHCHDEDDDEEEEEEEEEEEE
- the nt5c2b gene encoding cytosolic purine 5'-nucleotidase isoform X2, which encodes MHRQASAGLRSKWELVHYGSASRVFVNRSLAMEKIKCFGFDMDYTLAVYKSPEYESLGFELTVERLVSIGYPQELLSFVYDPSFPTRGLVFDTIYGNLLKVDAYGNILVCVHGFNFLRGPEIRERYPNKFIQRDDTERFYILNTLFNLPETYLLACLVDFFSNCDRYTSCETGFKNGDLFMSYKSMFQDVRDAVDWVHFKGTLKEKTVENLEKYVVKDGKLPLLLSRMNEVAKVFLATNSDYKYTDKIMTYLFDFPHGPKGDMSHRPWQSYFDLILVDARKPLFFAEGTVLRQVDTTTGRLKIGTYTGPLQHGIVYSGGSSDIVCDLLGAKGKDIVYIGDHIFGDILKSKKRQGWRTFLVIPELAQELHVWTDKSSLFEELQGLDIFLAELYKHLDSSSNERPDISTLQRRVKKVTHDMDMCYGMMGSLFRSGSRQTLFASQVMRYADLYAASFINLLYYPFSYLFRAAHVLMPHESTVEHAHVDIDTESPLATRNRTHCSDCKDLDCKRNQLTRSFSEIKPPNLFPQTPQEITHCHDEDDDEEEEEEEEEEEE